CGCGTCGCCCGAGGCCTGCACCAGCAGCCCGTTCCCGCCCGCCGAGTACCGCACGGCCTTCACCGACGCAGGCAGCCAGCCGAACTCCGCCTCCGCCGACAGCGGGGCGAACCCGTCCGCGACGGGCCCACCGGAGGCCGAACCGTGCGCCGTACCCGCCCGCGGCGTCACCGCGGGCGTCGGCCCCGGCCCTCCGCCGGGCCCCGCCGGACCGACCGGCGCCGCCGAGCGCCCCCCGACCCCCGCCGCCACCGAGCTGCACACCAGCAGCACGGCCGCGGCCGCACCCCACACCGCCGTCCGCCGCCGCGCCACCCGGCTCCGGCCCTGCCGCACCGCCGCGTACACGTCCACACCGCTCGGCGGCGCCGCGGCCTCCGCGAGCTCGGCGAGCCCCGTCACCAGTTCCTGCTCCGACCTGCTCCCACTCACGCCTCGGCCCTCCCCGCCCGAGCGGGGACCACCCGGCGGCGCAGCGCCGCCAGCCCCCGCGACGTCTGGCTCTTCACATTGCCCGCCGAGCAGCCCAGCACCTCGGCCGTCTGCTCCACCGTCAGATCGCCGTAGTAGCGCAGCACCACCGCCGCCCGCTGCCGCGGCGGCAGCGATGCCAGCGCCTGCCGCAGATCCAGCGACGCGTCCAGGTCCGGCACCACCGCGCCGGTGTCCAGCCCGGACCCGACCGTCCGGATCCGCCGCCACCACGGCGACCGCTGCTCCGCCAGGTACGTGTTCACCAGCACCGTCCGCGCGTAGCCGTCCCGGTTCTCCACCCGCCCGACCCGCGACCAGTTCGCGTAGAGCTTGGTGATGCTCTCCTGCACCAGGTCGTCCGCCCGGTGCCAGTCCGAGCAGAGCAGATACGCGACCTTCCGCAGCCAGCCCGCCCGGGAGGCCACGTACTCGGTGAACTCGGCGTCGCGCGCGTGCCGCGCGGAACCCGCCCTCCTCGCCATCGAAGGCTCCCTCCCTCCCCGATCCCGGCAGTGCGCTCCGCACCGCCCGCCTCCCTAATGCGAGCCGGACCGGAAAAGGTTGCACGTAGGCTTCGGGCCATGCCCAACGGCCGTTACTCCCTGCACGCCGACACCGGCCCCGCCGGCCACGGCCCCGCCCTGATCGGCGAGGAACGCTTCAGCTGCGCCCCGGGACCGGCCGGCTGGCGGTACGTCTCCAAGACCTACGCCCCCGACGGCAGCGTCCTCGCCACCACCGACCTCACCCTCGACTCCCGGGCCCGCCCGATGCGCCTGGAACTGCGGGCGGGCGGCTGGCAGGTGCGGGGCGGTGCGGTGGACGGCGTCGCCTGGGTCCGTGCGGCGGCCGTCGACCCGACCGGGGAGAGCGCCGTCGAGGGCCACGACCGGGCGCACGGCTTCACCGGCACCTCGCCGGCCTTCCTCGTCGCCACCGCCCGGCTGCTGCGCCTGGAGGCCGGCGCGAGCATGCGGGTGCGGCTGGTCGCGCTCACCGAGCCCGTCCTCGCCCCGCGCACCGTCGACCAGGGCTGGCAGCTGGCCGGCGTCGACACCCACGAGACCGACGGCGGACCGCTGCTGGTCGAGCGCTACACGGTCGCCGACCTCGCCACCGGCGAACAGCAGACCGTCCACATCGCCGGGGACGTGGTGCTCGCCGCACCCGGCATCGAACTGGAGGAACTGGGGTCGCCGCCCAACGCCTGGCCGACCGGGTACACCGGCTGAGGAGAGCCCGGGGGGCTTGCGCCCGGCCTTGCCCGGCTCAGGCCGGCGGCGCGAAGCCGGTCGACGGGGCCTCGGGAGCCGAGGGGCCCGGCGCGGGTACGGGAGCCGCCGGGGGAGCGGGCACGGGTGCCGGTGCCGGTGCCGTCGGCGGAGCGGGTACAGGTGCCGGGCCGGCCGCCGGCGCGCCTGTTGCGAACGCCTGCTGCGAACGGGCCGCGGCCGCCGCCCGCTCCCACTCGCGCCGCTGCCGCTCGGTCAGCACGGCCCCGAGGTAGGCCGCCGGGTGCACCCCGTACGGCGCCGGGCGGCCGGTCCGACCGGCCAGGTCCGCCGCGAGCCGCTCGGCCATCCCCGCGGCCACCGCCGGGTCGAGCTGGTCGATCCGTCCCAGGAACTGCCGGACCGCCAGCCACAGGCCGTCCGGGACGGCAGAGAAGTCCAGCGCCACCAGGTGCTCGCCGATCGCGTGCAGCAGCCCCGGAGGAACCGGCGGCAGCGCCGAATGGGCCCGCGCCGCCTGCGGCAGGCGCTCGCGCACCACCAGCGTGCCCGCGAAGACATCGCCCAGCCGCCGCCCCTGCGGGGAGACCAGCGACGCGATCACCGCGACCGCGCCCACGGTCATCTGGATCTCCAGCACCGCCACGAGCCCCCGCACCAGCGTGTGCCGGAACCTCACCGGACCACCGTCCGCCCGCACCACCCGCAGGCCCAGCGCCAGCTTCCCCAGCGAGCGCCCGTGCGACAGCGTCTCGACCAGCACGGGCACGCCGAGCAGGAAGAACACGCTCAGCCCGAGCATCACCGCCGCGGCGGCCGCCTCGTCCAGCGCCGGCAGCGCGGTCAGCACCACCGTGCCGGTGACCATCAACGCGACCGTCTCGGCCGCCAGGTCCAGTGCGATCGCCAGTGCCCTGCTGGGCACCTTCGCCGCACGCAGCCCCAGGACGACGGCCTCACCCGTCACCAGGTCGCTCACCGCGCCCCCCATCCGTTCCATCGCTGATCCCCGGCGGCCAAACATACGGCCGCCCGCCTCTGGCAAGCTAGGCCAGCCCCCGCCCTCGCCACCCCGTGGAAGTGAGCCGCATGGACCTGGACGTCTTCGTCGCCTCGCACCAGGAGGAGTGGCGCCGCCTGGAGACCCTGAGCCGGCAGCGCAGGCTGAGCGGCGCGGAGGCGGACGAACTCGTCGCGCTCTACCAGCGCGCCACCGGCCATCTCGCCCAGGTCCAGACGGCCGCCCCCGACCCGGTCCTGGAGGGCCGCCTCACCACCCTGGTCGCCCGCGGCCGCAGCGCGGTGACCGGGGCCCGCACCTCCTCCTGGCGGGACGCCGGTCGCTACTTCGCCGTCGGCTTTCCGGCCGCCCTCTACCGGGCACGCCGCTGGTGGGTCCCCATCGCCGTCCTCTCGCTGCTGCTCGGCGCCCTCGTCGCCTGGTGGGTCTCCAGCCACCCGGAGGTCCGCGCCAGCCTCGGTGCCCCCGAGCAACTCCGCGAGATGACCCGCCCGGGCGGAGGCTTCGAGGCCTACTACTCCGAGCACCCCGCCACCTCCTTCGCCTTCCAGGTGTGGACCAACAACGCCTGGGTGGCCGCGCAGTGCCTGGTCTTCGGCGTCCTCCTCGGCATCCCCGTGCTGTGGGTGCTCCTGGAGAACGTGCTGAACCTCGGCATCGGCCTCGGCCTGATGTCATCCGCCGGCCGGCTCGACCTCTTCCTCGGGCTGCTGCTCCCGCACGGCCTGCTCGAACTCACCGCCGTCTTCGTGGCCGCCGGGGTGGGCCTGCGCCTCGGCTGGACCGTCGTGGACCCCGGCCGCCGCACCCGCGCCGCCGCCCTCGCCGAGGAGGGCCGGGCCGCGATCGGCATGTCCGTCGGCCTGGCCGCCGTGCTCATGGTCACCGGCGCCATCGAAGCCTTCGTGACGCCCTCCGGGCTGCCCACGTGGGCGCGGATCTCCATCGGCGTCGCCGTCGAGGTGCTCTTCCTGCTGTACGCCCTGGTGCACGGCCGGCGGGTCGCCGCCACCGGCGAGTTCGGCGACGTGGAGGCCGCCGACCGCACCGACCTCCAGCCCGTCGCGGCCTGAAGACACGGCCGCCGGCCCGTGCGGGAACCGGCTCGGAGCCTGGTACGCTCTTGATCATCCCGAAGGCCATTGACGTGGGCTCGACGGGCTAGTAGGTTTGAACAGTTGGGAGCGGCTGGACAACGGCCGCATCCAGGTGTAGTGTCTACGACACCGTCCAGCCAGGGCAGAGCGTCCGTTCGGATCGCCACCCGGCAGGGACAAATCCCGGAACTGAGCACTCCGAAGCTTTTGATAAGCTTCGTTGCGAAGTCAAGGAAATCCCCTCCAGCGGGAATCCGAGAAACAAACGGTCGGTAAAACGACCGGGCGCGGATCTGATAAGCTGGAAACACGAAAGAGCGAAACGCCCGGAGGGTCCGCTGGAAGGCGGTCCGAAGGAAGTGTCCGTTCCTTGAGAACTCAACAGCGTGCCAAAAGTCAACGCCAGATATGTTGACATCCCCGGCCGGTCCGTTTGGATCGGTTGGAGATTCCTTTTGAAATAACACAGCGAGGACGCAGTGCGCGGGGCCGCCTATTCCGGTGGTTGCCGTGCCGCTCAACGCGAGTGTGAACCGGCGGCTTTTAATTAAGCATGGCCGAGTAATCATTCACGGAGAGTTTGATCCTGGCTCAGGACGAACGCTGGCGGCGTGCTTAACACATGCAAGTCGAACGGTGAAGCCCTTCGGGGTGGATCAGTGGCGAACGGGTGAGTAACACGTGGGCAATCTGCCCTGCACTCTGGGACAAGCCCTGGAAACGGGGTCTAATACCGGATACGACCTTCCCCTGCATGGGGGTTGGTGGAAAGCTCCGGCGGTGCAGGATGAGCCCGCGGCCTATCAGCTTGTTGGTGGGGT
This genomic window from Streptomyces sp. TLI_235 contains:
- a CDS encoding putative RDD family membrane protein YckC is translated as MERMGGAVSDLVTGEAVVLGLRAAKVPSRALAIALDLAAETVALMVTGTVVLTALPALDEAAAAAVMLGLSVFFLLGVPVLVETLSHGRSLGKLALGLRVVRADGGPVRFRHTLVRGLVAVLEIQMTVGAVAVIASLVSPQGRRLGDVFAGTLVVRERLPQAARAHSALPPVPPGLLHAIGEHLVALDFSAVPDGLWLAVRQFLGRIDQLDPAVAAGMAERLAADLAGRTGRPAPYGVHPAAYLGAVLTERQRREWERAAAAARSQQAFATGAPAAGPAPVPAPPTAPAPAPVPAPPAAPVPAPGPSAPEAPSTGFAPPA
- a CDS encoding putative membrane protein SpoIIM required for sporulation, with translation MDLDVFVASHQEEWRRLETLSRQRRLSGAEADELVALYQRATGHLAQVQTAAPDPVLEGRLTTLVARGRSAVTGARTSSWRDAGRYFAVGFPAALYRARRWWVPIAVLSLLLGALVAWWVSSHPEVRASLGAPEQLREMTRPGGGFEAYYSEHPATSFAFQVWTNNAWVAAQCLVFGVLLGIPVLWVLLENVLNLGIGLGLMSSAGRLDLFLGLLLPHGLLELTAVFVAAGVGLRLGWTVVDPGRRTRAAALAEEGRAAIGMSVGLAAVLMVTGAIEAFVTPSGLPTWARISIGVAVEVLFLLYALVHGRRVAATGEFGDVEAADRTDLQPVAA
- a CDS encoding RNA polymerase sigma-70 factor (sigma-E family), whose translation is MARRAGSARHARDAEFTEYVASRAGWLRKVAYLLCSDWHRADDLVQESITKLYANWSRVGRVENRDGYARTVLVNTYLAEQRSPWWRRIRTVGSGLDTGAVVPDLDASLDLRQALASLPPRQRAAVVLRYYGDLTVEQTAEVLGCSAGNVKSQTSRGLAALRRRVVPARAGRAEA